The following coding sequences lie in one Girardinichthys multiradiatus isolate DD_20200921_A chromosome 13, DD_fGirMul_XY1, whole genome shotgun sequence genomic window:
- the ppp1r11 gene encoding E3 ubiquitin-protein ligase PPP1R11 — protein MAEIPGTSSETITETVQTNTPPPPQQEGRSLTIKLRKRKTEKKVEWSSDTVDNEHLGRRSSKCCCIYEKPKQFGESSSESEGEDDDEGCGSANCILGHSRKGHGQRPDGGTTAPPNSGETHSH, from the exons ATGGCGGAGATTCCCGGGACATCTAGTGAGACAATAACGGAGACTGTTCAGACAAACACACCACCGCCGCCACAACAG GAGGGACGAAGCTTGACAATCAAGCTAAGGAAGAGGAAGACTGAGAAAAAGGTGGAGTGGTCCAGTGACACAGTTGATAATGAGCACCTGGGAAGACGATCATCTAAGT GTTGCTGTATTTATGAAAAGCCCAAGCAGTTTGGAGAGTCCTCTTCTGAAAGTGAGGGAGAGGATGACGATGAAGGGTGTGGAAGTGCTAACTGTATCCTGGGCCACAGCAGGAAAGGACACGGACAAAGGCCTGATGGGGGTACCACAGCACCTCCAAACTCTGGAGAAACGCACAGCCATTAA